A genome region from Purpureocillium takamizusanense chromosome 8, complete sequence includes the following:
- a CDS encoding uncharacterized protein (COG:Z~EggNog:ENOG503NYVZ): MADALEPVKGFLNRVRGAVSRRRLHNLTGLKVVHDPENAEIDIVAVHGLGGEGFRNWVSADPGVKGKPRPWLEQLLAPDMPKARIMTFEYISDGVSYSFVVRTIVYGQGYNLARSLAHRRNLEPSARSRPLFFIAHGLGGWIVKRALVIAGEAVDMEIRDLELSACGVAFFGTVAPGLPSAPSPIARALRRTTSELYQDSGTPRRGDESEKKPRIKDIEWLTTQMEAFKAISPDLPCLSFYETKKSEEGFVVEQRHSIAGSDGSQIGLKATHQDLVRFKGRDENYKTFIDNFRRMVDGANTSELLKSKRKLYAMSTGTRLEVLSSDFAIPYTLPDAGSDVPRERLLGRLNEILNPDIDSDKMNRSIVILWGPSGTGKSTLARQYTESNKETLSFVFWVRSESWETVMASYLELANTLVEHYSKSAEREQVERDLGLTGVQDMLKVKSARDLDIPRAKSVVRAIRNWLLRPGNTDWLLIFDNVEMSYDIFQFIPLTMSGKIIFTSRNSNCCSWGAKLLVDTMTEQESIDLLASIMGKGAVEDPVQRDAAARVVRQLEYHAQDVSMAASSMRNKALTVLEYHTRIESKLPLSVFGSTIDQSPVTRTVLRISAMLSDSVIPAALFTVSSLKTVPARFANVFAEMKAFQDDHLDDVLEYLLDHDYIQTPPPSESSDSSSASSPSSQSSSSLGSFIMDSAARDHVRGLLTPEEKFDNAWLACNVCADSIQENESTSPTLQKVQEFARIMAPHAKTCYHDWSRVLEGPDDDVDGNEDVAWHVLGRVCMTQGALEQAIGCFELSRQHASRLSDMERTQAALCLSVLLHQNGEYQRSNEVIAGIDINLESVDRALGFRVALTRAAFAAERGELDYAGDQYKTIEGQQEELLGAADMTTVATVEALAATLTRLKDFDVALPLYRRVHLSYQKTFGESHPMTLYALEAFARASHAAFSLDEAEVMFNKSIDIKTRLFGPDHPGIATPLQSLAVIDDFRKCFSSARDRYLRALGIVGPSLGRAHPLYLTIMENLALSRRWEGRDLPPPPPTPPMNPLARRRRSAFAHKRDDADDTAADSLSFSPSPSPSSTAPLAEPSLLNLDDDYETSTTSSRASTLTATGASFGDSGRISPQALAFNESERVYIETIRIKQLAPELYTQRDVVSTAAKLSEMYEHEEFYATTHRQKDAELRELVQQSARRRVGWKRGDPMRVP; this comes from the exons catcgtcgccgtccatggACTCGGCGGAGAGGGCTTCCGTAACTGGGTGTCAGCAGACCCAGgcgtcaagggcaagccgcggccgtggctcgagcagctgctAGCCCCCGATATGCCCAAGGCCCGCATCATGACGTTTGAGTACATCTCCGACGGCGTCAGCTACAGCTTCGTCGTCCGGACCATCGTCTACGGACAGGGCTACAAcctcgcccgctcgctcgcccaccgccgcaACCTCGAGCCCTCGGCCCGCTCTCGCCCgctcttcttcatcgcccacggcctgggcggctgGATCGTCAagcgcgccctcgtcatcgcggGCGAGGCTGTCGACATGGAGATCAGGGACCTCGAGCTGTCGGCCTGCGGCGTCGCCTTCTTCGGCACCGTGGCCCCCGGCCTcccctcggcgccttcgcccatcgcccgcgccctccgCCGCACCACGTCGGAGCTGTACCAGGACTCGGGAACGCCCCGCCGGGGTGACGAATCCGAGAAGAAGCCCCGTATCAAGGACATCGAGTGGCTTACGACCCAGATGGAGGCCTTCAAGGCCATCTCCCCCGACCTGCCATGCCTGTCCTTCTATGAGACTAAGAAATCCGAGgagggcttcgtcgtcgagcagcgccacTCCATTGCCGGCTCTGACGGCTCGCAGATTGGCCTCAAGGCCACCCATCAAGACTTGGTGCGCTTCAAGGGCAGAGACGAAAACTACAAAACGTTTATCGACAACTTCCGCCGCATGGTGGACGGCGCCAACACCTCCGAGCTGCTTAAGTCCAAGCGCAAGCTCTACGCCATGAGCACAG GGACCCGTCTGGAAGTCCTCTCCAGCGACTTCGCTATTCCCTATACGCTTCCGGATGCAGGATCAGATGTGCCCCGCGAGCGTCTGCTTGGCCGTCTAAACGAAATCCTCAACCCCGACATAGATTCAGACAAGATGAATCGaagcatcgtcatcctctgGGGTCCATCCGGCACGGGAAAGTCGACCCTGGCGCGACAATACACAGAGAGCAACAAAGAAACGCTGTCGTTTGTGTTCTGGGTTCGCTCCGAGAGTTGGGAGACGGTCATGGCGAGCTATCTCGAGCTTGCCAACACGCTCGTCGAGCACTACTCCAAGTCGGCAGAGCGGGAGCAGGTCGAGAGAGACCTCGGACTCACCGGAGTGCAGGATATGCTCAAGGTGAAGAGCGCCAGGGACCTGGACATCCCGCGAGCCAAGTCGGTCGTGCGTGCCATTAGGAACTGGCTGCTCCGACCGGGCAACACGGACTGGCTCCTCATCTTTGACAACGTCGAGATGTCGTACGACATTTTCCAGTTCATTCCCTTGACGATGTCCGGCAAGATCATCTTCACGTCTAGAAATAGCAACTGTTGCTCGTGGGGCGCGAAGCTCCTTGTGGACACCATGACGGAGCAAGAGTCGATCGACCTGCTGGCGTCCATCATGGGGAAGGGGGCCGTGGAGGACCCTGTGCAGA GGGACGCGGCTGCGCGTGTCGTCAGGCAGCTCGAGTACCACGCGCAGGACGTCAGCATGGCGGCCTCTTCGATGCGAAATAAGGCCTTGACCGTGTTGGAATACCACACGCGGATTGAGTCCAAGCTGCCGCTGAGCGTCTTTGGATCCACCATTGATCAATCTCCTGTCACGCGTACGGTGCTGCGCATCAGCGCTATGCTGTCCGACTCGGTGATTCCCGCGGCGCTGTTTACTGTGTCGTCGCTCAAGACAGTGCCGGCTCGGTTCGCAAACGTCTTTGCCGAGATGAAGG CCTTCCAAGATgaccacctcgacgacgtcctggAGTACCTGCTAGACCACGACTATATACAAACTCCGCCCCCTTCGGAGTCGTCCGActccagctcggcatcctctccctcctcgcagagctcctcgtcgcttgGCTCGTTCATCATGGACTCGGCCGCACGAGACCACGTGCGTGGTTTGCTGACGCCCGAAGAGAAGTTTGACAACGCCTGGCTCGCCTGTAACGTGTGCGCCGACAGCATCCAGGAGAACGAgtccacgtcgccgaccctGCAGAAGGTGCAGGAGTTTGCGAGAATCATGGCCCCCCACGCCAAGACGTGCTATCACGACTGGTCGCGCGTGCTCGAGGgcccggacgacgacgtcgacggcaacgagGACGTTGCGTGGCACGTGCTGGGCAGGGTCTGCATGACCCAGGGCGCATTGGAGCAGGCCATCGGATGCTTCGAGCTCTCGCGGCAACACGCGTCTCGTCTTAGCGACATGGAGCGCACGCAGGCGGCCCTCTGTCTCTCCGTGCTCCTGCACCAGAATGGCGAGTACCAGCGCAGCAACGAGGTGATCGCAGGCATCGACATCAACCTCGAGTCCGTCGACCGGGCGCTGGGCTTCCGCGTCGCCCTCACGAGGGCCGCgttcgccgccgagcgggGCGAGCTCGACTACGCCGGGGACCAGTACAAGACGATTGAAGGccagcaggaggagctgctgggcgcggcggacaTGACGACGGTCGCCaccgtcgaggcgctggcggcgacgctgacgcgCCTCAAAGACTTCGACGTGGCGCTGCCCTTGTACCGTCGCGTGCACCTCTCGTACCAGAAGACGTTTGGCGAGAGCCATCCCATGACGCTGTATGCCCTCGAGGCCTTTGCCCGCGCATCCCATGCCGCCTTTTccttggacgaggccgaggtcaTGTTCAACAAGTCCATCGACATCAAGACGCGCCTCTTTGGTCCTGACCACCCGGGCATCGCCACGCCGCTCCagtccctcgccgtcatcgacgacttCCGCAAGTGCTTCTCCAGCGCCCGCGACCGCtacctgcgcgccctcggcatTGTCGGCCCCTCCCTCGGCAGGGCCCATCCCCTGTACCTCACCATCATGGAGAACCTCGCCctcagccgccgctgggAGGGCCGCGACCTgccgccccctccgccgACCCCTCCCATGAACCCcctggctcgtcgccgccgcagcgccttTGCGCATAagcgcgacgatgccgacgacaccgccgccgactctTTGtccttctccccctccccatcgccctcgagcaccgCTCCCCTGGCGGAGCCCTCGCTGTTGaatctcgacgacgactacgaaacctccaccacctcctcccgCGCCTCTACCCTCACCGCCACCGGCGCTTCCTTTGGCGACAGCGGCAGAATCTCCCCGCAGGCCCTGGCCTTCAACGAGTCGGAGCGCGTGTACATCGAGACCATCCGCATCAAGCAGCTGGCGCCCGAGCTCTACACCCAGCGCGACGTCGtctccacggccgccaagcTCAGCGAGATGTACGAGCACGAGGAGTTTTacgccaccacccaccgGCAAAAGGACGCTGAGCTCCGCGAACTGGTCCAGCAGTCTGCCAGACGACGCGTGGGGTGGAAGCGCGGCGACCCGATGCGGGTTCCATGA